A stretch of the Triplophysa dalaica isolate WHDGS20190420 chromosome 19, ASM1584641v1, whole genome shotgun sequence genome encodes the following:
- the mlana gene encoding melanoma antigen recognized by T-cells 1: MSYGGSGSTSRGEFSVHFSSRRGGTITAEEAAGITLLVVILSALLILGCWFYRRRSGYRKIRNGQSWREMMRWSQHTEAGSGEQTKVALNELSSIKTVTPNAPPAYEKILSGPSPPPYSP, translated from the exons ATGTCTTACGGTGGCTCGGGTTCAACATCTCGAGGTGAATTCAGCGTTCACTTCTCCAGCAGACGCGGAGGAACAATCACAGCAGAAGA ggcAGCAGGCATCACTCTTCTGGTTGTGATTCTCAGCGCTCTGCTCATTCTGGGATGTTGGTTCTACCGCAGACGCAGTGGATACAGAAAGATCCGA aACGGCCAGTCGTGgagagagatgatgagatgGAGTCAGCACACTGAAGCTGGATCAGGAGAACAAACCAAAGTGGCGCTGAATGAACTCAGCAGCATCAAGACTGTG ACTCCCAACGCTCCTCCAGCTTATGAGAAGATCTTGTCTGGACCTTCACCTCCACCTTACTCCCCCTGA